In the Nicotiana tabacum cultivar K326 chromosome 16, ASM71507v2, whole genome shotgun sequence genome, one interval contains:
- the LOC107804182 gene encoding transcriptional corepressor SEUSS-like, with protein MVPQGPPNPLGGGAQPVPSLLLRSNSSFLGGQGGGMPTPGSFPSIVSPRTQFGNMNMLGNSPNVSSLLHQSLGNGGHNPGLPGNGISQRVDNVAESDPLSSASNGMGFSTPSTSFGSSAMTANPNSGQVQGQRFPSPSGNQMLTDRSPSQQLDSQNYQHNQQFQQFSAPSNSQTQQQQQQFQSMPGGLGGLGSVKQEPQVTSDQTPQQLQALRNLATVKQEPQQIQSMRGLATVKMEPQHSSPSLFLHQQQQRQQQQQQQQQQQVLHMSKQSPQSAAAAQLFHQQRIMQLQQQQQQQQQQLLKTIPQQRNPLQPQFQPQNHALRSPIKPAYEPGMCARRLTHYLYQQQHRPEDNNIEFWRKFVAEYFAPHAKKKWCVSMYGSGRQTTGVFPQDVWHCEICNRKPGRGFEATAEVLPRLFKIKYESGTLEELLYIDMPREYQNSSGQIVLDYAKAIQESVFEQLRVVRDGQLRIVFSQPDLKIVSWEFCARRHEELIPRRLLIPQVSQLGAAAQKYQAATQNGSSAASVSELQNNCNMFVASARQLAKALEVPLVNDLGYTKRYVRCLQISEVVNSMKDLIDYSRETRTGPMESLAKFPRRNGSSAGVHGAAQPSEDQSQQQQQPQSQQQQQQQQQQQQHTASQNSNHESSVQAGAMQLASSNGILSENNPLNPAPVTSTSSTGARLLRQNSMNSRQQATMNGVNSPYAGNAVQMPSPSSSNTMLQSQQNLSALQSPTPCSSSNPPQTSHGGLTSGSHVNSANSPNISMHQATLSGDIDANDSQSSVQKIIHEMMMSSQLGGGGLVGGGATGNDMKSVNGLITTANNSILNGSSCLVGNGTANANIGMSPGYGNRGNGLSQAAMANGIRAALGNSSVAMNERVGMPMSREQSVSQQQQDLGNQLLGGLGAVNGFSNLQFDWKTSP; from the exons ATGGTTCCACAGgggcctccaaatccacttgGAGGAGGTGCCCAGCCTGTCCCCTCTTTGTTATTGCGatcaaattctagttttttgggggGTCAAGGGGGTGGAATGCCTACCCCGGGTAGTTTCCCTTCTATTGTGTCACCTCGGACTCAGTTTGGTAACATGAACATGCTAGGAAATTCTCCAAATGTTTCATCTCTGCTCCATCAGTCCTTAGGAAATGGTGGTCATAATCCAGGGCTTCCTGGAAATGGAATCTCTCAACGAGTTGATAATGTGGCCGAGTCTGATCCACTGTCCAGTGCTAGCAATGGTATGGGATTTAGTACTCCTTCAACATCATTTGGCTCATCGGCCATGACAGCAAATCCAAATTCAGGTCAAGTTCAGGGACAGCGGTTTCCTAGCCCTTCTGGTAACCAGATGTTAACTGACCGATCACCGTCCCAACAACTTGATTCCCAGAATTACCAACATAATCAACAATTTCAGCAATTCTCTGCCCCTAGCAATTcccaaacacagcaacagcaacagcaatTTCAATCCATGCCAGGTGGATTAGGAGGCTTGGGATCTGTCAAACAGGAGCCCCAGGTGACCAGTGATCAAACACCACAGCAGTTGCAAGCCCTGCGAAACCTGGCAACTGTAAAGCAGGAGCCCCAACAGATACAAAGTATGAGAGGCCTTGCCACTGTGAAGATGGAGCCACAACATTCCTCACCCTCTTTGTTTCTACATCAGCAACAGCAgcgacaacagcagcagcagcagcaacaacagcagcaggTACTTCACATGTCCAAGCAGTCCCCTCAATCTGCAGCAGCGGCTCAGCTTTTCCACCAGCAGAGGATTATGCAGCtccagcagcagcagcagcagcagcaacaacaactctTGAAGACTATTCCTCAGCAAAGAAATCCACTTCAACCGCAATTTCAACCACAGAATCATGCTTTAAGGTCTCCTATAAAACCAGCTTATGAGCCTGGGATGTGTGCCCGTCGGCTGACTCATTATTTGTATCAGCAGCAACACAGACCTGAA GACAATAACATAGAGTTCTGGAGAAAATTTGTCGCCGAGTATTTTGCTCCACATGCCAAGAAAAAGTGGTGCGTTTCTATGTATGGAAGTGGTCGGCAGACCACTGGAGTTTTTCCTCAG GATGTATGGCACTGTGAAATATGCAACCGCAAGCCAGGCCGTGGGTTTG AAGCGACTGCTGAAGTCTTGCCCAGGCTTTTCAAGataaaatatgaaagtgggaCTTTGGAAGAGCTACTCTATATTGATATGCCGCGTGAATATCAGAATTCATCTGGACAGATTGTCCTAGACTATGCAAAAGCAATTCAGGAGAGTGTTTTTGAGCAGCTTCGTGTTGTCCGTGATGGTCAGCTTCGAATAGTGTTCTCACAACCTGATCTGAAG ATCGTCTCTTGGGAATTTTGTGCTCGACGTCACGAGGAGCTAATCCCTAGAAGATTGTTGATACCTCAG GTGAGTCAACTTGGCGCTGCAGCTCAGAAGTACCAGGCAGCCACCCAAAACGGATCATCTGCAGCGTCTGTTTCTGAGTTGCAGAATAACTGCAATAT GTTTGTTGCCTCAGCTCGTCAGTTGGCAAAAGCTTTGGAAGTTCCGTTGGTAAATGATTTAGGGTATACAAAGAGATATGTGCGATGCCTTCAG ATATCAGAAGTAGTTAATAGCATGAAAGATTTGATTGACTACAGCAGAGAGACAAGGACAGGGCCTATGG AGAGCTTGGCTAAGTTTCCTCGTAGGAATGGTTCATCGGCTGGGGTACATGGTGCAGCTCAACCATCTGAGGATCAGtctcagcagcagcagcagccaCAGtctcagcagcagcagcagcagcagcagcaacagcaacaacataCGGCCAGTCAGAACTCAAACCACGAGAGCTCTGTCCAGGCTGGTGCAATGCAACTTGCTTCCAGCAATGGTATTCTGAGCGAAAACAACCCTTTAAACCCTGCACCTGTTACTTCGACTAGTAGTACTGGTGCTCGGCTATTGCGCCAAAATTCCATGAACTCTAGGCAACAGGCAACAATGAATGGTGTGAACAGCCCTTATGCAGGAAATGCTGTTCAAATGCCTTCACCAAGTTCTTCAAATACAATGTTACAGTCTCAACAAAATCTGTCTGCACTCCAATCACCAACACCGTGTTCATCAAGCAATCCGCCACAAACTTCACATGGTGGCTTAACATCAGGATCACACGTGAATTCTGCCAATTCCCCGAATATTTCAATGCATCAAGCCACTCTTTCAGGTGATATTGATGCTAACGACTCTCAGAGTTCTGTACAAAAGATCATACACGAAATGATGATGTCTTCCCAACTTGGTGGAGGTGGCCTTGTAGGTGGTGGTGCCACGGGGAATGATATGAAAAGTGTAAATGGTTTGATAACAACTGCTAATAACTCCATTCTTAATGGAAGCAGCTGCCTTGTTGGGAATGGGACAGCAAATGCTAATATTGGTATGTCTCCAGGATATGGCAACAGGGGCAACGGACTGAGCCAGGCTGCAATGGCCAATGGAATTCGGGCTGCATTAGGTAATAGTTCTGTGGCTA
- the LOC142170295 gene encoding uncharacterized protein LOC142170295: MERRSNGPVKEGVSQTKQAEETSYMGKTVDKGKAIKDRIELDIVNFSALSPITMRNSFEPLNKGSWFTSNIPPNKGEGIQHGHVITTQSNKQSDTKRISSRIDRAFGNYEWMMQWGHVITEYGLSYISDHSPMLITLHSASKPGKTPIRFFNVWADHDSFISIVERAWNQSYTIGKKTSGMKIEQTRISLEEVQQKINAAYNDTLIEEDKRLLHNLEKWSLIVESVLRQKARTKWIKLEDSNTKYFAAVMKERSQRKQVNELMSITEDKLIHPESIKQEVKLALCGKVTGKEIYTGLCAINSDKVPTIDGYNAYFFKKAWLNGVFLEQVMIEMGFLARFVNWIMGCVTTVNYTIMVNGEHTSPFDVAKGLRQGDPISSFLFAIVMEYLSRSLNKLNEVKGFKFHPRCSKLGITHLSYADDLLLFARGFLNFISHRHDCFNHFSQVYGLQANLKKSSVYFGGVQQSTRLEIIQKLGYTTGELPFKYLGIPLTTTNFL, from the exons ATGGAACGGAGATCAAATGGACCAGTGAAAGAAGGGGTTAGTCAAACTAAGCAAGCAGAGGAGACTAGCTACA TGGGAAAAACAGTGGACAAAGGCAAAGCTATAAAGGACAGGATTGAGCTGGATATTGTAAACTTTTCAGCTTTATCACCTATTACTATGAGGAATTCCTTTGAGCCATTGAACAAGGGATCATGGTTTACTAGCAATATACCCCCTAATAAAG GGGAGGGAATACAG CATGGACATGTGATTACTACACAGTCTAACAAGCAATCTGATACAAAAAGGATCAGCAGCAGGATTGACAGAGCTTTTGGCAATTATGAGTGGATGATGCAGTGGGGTCATGTGATCACTGAGTATGGATTGTCATACATATCTGATCATAGTCCAATGTTGATTACTCTTCATTCAGCTTCTAAACCTGGTAAAACACCTATCAGATTCTTTAATGTATGGGCAGATCATGACAGTTTTATATCCATTGTAGAAAGAGCCTGGAATCAATCATATACTATAGGAAAAAAAACATCTGG TATGAAGATTGAGCAGACCAGAATAAGCTTAGAGGAGGTGCAGCAGAAGATCAATGCAGCTTACAATGACACTCTGATTGAAGAAGATAAAAGGTTGTTGCATAATTTAGAAAAATGGTCTCTTATTGTAGAAAGTGTATTAAGGCAGAAAGCAAGAACTAAGTGGATCAAACTGGAAGATTCAAATACAAAGTATTTTGCAGCTGTTATGAAAGAAAGAAGCCAGAGAAAACAAGTAAATGAACTTATGTCAATCACAGAAGATAAGCTTATTCATCCAGAAAGCATAAAGCAAGAAGTG AAACTTGCTCTATGTGGTAAGGTTACTGGTAAAGAGATTTATACTGGATTATGTGCTATTAATAGTGATAAAGTACCAACAATTGATGGCTACAATGCTTATTTCTTTAAGAAGGCATGG TTGAATGGAGTTTTTTTGGAGCAAGTTATGATTGAAATGGGATTCCTAGCAAGGTTTGTGAACTGGATAATGGGGTGTGTAACAACTGTCAACTACACTATCATGGTCAATGGAGAGCATACCTCACCATTTGATGTTGCTAAAGGCCTAAGACAGGGAGATCCCATCTCCTCTTTCCTGTTTGCAATTGTAATGGAGTATCTTAGTAGAAGTCTCAACAAACTAAATGAGGTAAAAGGTTTCAAGTTCCACCCTAGGTGTTCAAAGTTAGGGATCACTCACCTAAGCTATGCAGATGATCTTTTGCTATTTGCTAGAGGTTTTCTAAACTTTATCTCTCATAGGCATGATTGTTTCAACCATTTCTCTCAAGTCTATGGTTTACAAgcaaatttgaagaagagttCAGTGTATTTTGGAggagttcaacaaagtaccaggTTAGAGATTATTCAAAAGTTGGGCTACACAACTGGAGAGTTACCATTTAAGTATCTTGGCATTCCTCTTACTACCACGAACTTTCTCTAA